In Lotus japonicus ecotype B-129 chromosome 5, LjGifu_v1.2, one genomic interval encodes:
- the LOC130716713 gene encoding cytochrome P450 93A3-like — MAELQEYLKLLIVWILSTIAVRAILTRKQNKNNRHKNPPSPPSLPIIGHLHLISQIPHQSFHKLSSHYGPIMQLFLGSLPCLVVSSPDMAKEVLKTNESSFSNRFVSTTVHHLSYNLNGFLFAPYGEYWKFVKKLCMSELLGGQTLSNLLPVRQQETLRFLKVLQRKGEAGEAVDVGGELLTLTNSVITRMIMGRACSKTDDDGDVEEIRKMVMDTAELAGKFNVTDFIWFFKCLGLQGVSKRVKEILERFDNMMERVILEHEEERRRRKEGAEGGEIRNLLDILLEIHEDESTKTKLSRENIKALIMDIFMAGTDTSAITMEWALSELIINPEVMEKARNEIDSVTGSSSRLIEESDLPNLPYLRAIVKETLRIHPTSPFIGRESSEKSYICGYEIPEKTLLFVNLWSMGRDPKLWDNPLEFRPERFMGEENNQVDLRGQHFQLMPFGTGRRACPGASLALQVVPTNLAAMVQCFEWKVDGKINMEEKPAITLPRACPLSCVPVPRFS, encoded by the exons ATGGCTGAACTTCAAGAATACCTCAAACTCCTCATTGTGTGGATACTCTCCACAATCGCAGTACGTGCCATTCTCACTAGAAAGCAGAACAAGAATAACCGCCACAAAAATCCACCAAGCCCTCCATCTCTTCCCATCATTGGACACCTCCACCTTATCTCCCAAATCCCTCACCAAAGCTTCCACAAGCTCTCATCTCACTATGGACCCATCATGCAACTCTTCCTCGGCTCCTTGCCTTGTTTGGTGGTTTCCAGTCCAGACATGGCCAAGGAGGTTCTCAAAACCAATGAATCTTCCTTCTCGAACCGGTTTGTGAGCACCACGGTTCATCACCTATCGTACAACTTAAATGGCTTCTTGTTCGCGCCTTACGGAGAGTACTGGAAGTTCGTGAAGAAGCTCTGCATGTCGGAGCTTCTCGGCGGTCAGACCCTGAGTAATCTCCTTCCCGTTAGACAACAAGAGACTCTGCGGTTTCTGAAG GTTCTACAAAGAAAAGGAGAAGCAGGTGAGGCCGTTGATGTCGGTGGCGAGCTCTTGACTCTAACCAACAGCGTTATCACGAGGATGATCATGGGGAGAGCGTGTTCTAAAAccgatgatgatggtgatgtggAAGAAATTAGGAAGATGGTGATGGACACTGCGGAGCTGGCAGGGAAGTTCAATGTGACAGATTTTATTTGGTTTTTTAAGTGTTTGGGTTTGCAGGGAGTGAGCAAAAGGGTTAAGGAGATTCTGGAGAGGTTTGATAACATGATGGAGAGAGTGATATTGGAGCAtgaagaggagaggaggagaaggaagGAAGGGGCGGAAGGTGGTGAGATTCGGAATCTGCTTGATATTTTGTTGGAAATACATGAGGATGAGAGCACTAAGACAAAATTAAGCAGAGAAAATATCAAGGCTCTCATTATG GACATATTCATGGCAGGAACAGACACATCTGCTATAACCATGGAATGGGCTCTATCTGAGTTAATCATCAACCCGGAAGTGATGGAGAAAGCAAGAAATGAGATTGATTCAGTGACAGGAAGTAGTAGCAGGTTAATAGAAGAATCAGATCTTCCTAATCTTCCTTACTTGCGAGCCATTGTCAAAGAAACACTAAGGATTCACCCCACATCGCCATTCATAGGGAGAGAGTCATCAGAAAAATCTTACATTTGTGGTTACGAGATTCCAGAAAAGACCTTGCTTTTTGTGAATTTGTGGTCCATGGGTAGGGACCCCAAACTGTGGGATAATCCACTTGAGTTCAGGCCAGAGAGGTTTATGGGTGAAGAGAACAACCAAGTGGATTTGAGGGGACAACATTTCCAACTAATGCCATTTGGAACTGGAAGAAGGGCTTGTCCTGGAGCCTCACTTGCACTTCAGGTTGTACCTACTAATCTTGCTGCTATGGTTCAGTGTTTTGAATGGAAAGTTGATGGGAAAATTAACATGGAAGAGAAACCAGCCATAACACTTCCAAGGGCTTGTCCGTTAAGTTGTGTACCAGTTCCTCGCTTTAGTTGA